A single window of Agromyces aureus DNA harbors:
- a CDS encoding acetolactate synthase large subunit: MTTESSPVPSPNLVPPHAPVEITGAEGVVRSLEMLGITDVFGLPGGAILPVYDPLLDSKKLRHILVRHEQGAGHAAQGYASSTGKLGVAIATSGPGATNLVTAIADAHMDSVPLLAITGQVFSNLMGTDAFQEADIVGITMPITKHSFLVKKAEEIPATIAAAAHIASTGRPGPVLVDITKDAQQALFNFSWPPKIDLPGYRPITKAHGKQVTAAAQLLAEAKRPVLYVGGGVIRSRASEELLQLAEATGAPVVTTLMARGAFPDSHQQHLGMPGMHGTVPAVIALQESDLLIALGARFDDRVTGKSALFAPNAKVVHVDIDPAEISKIRVADVPIVGDLKDVLVDLRAAYTEQVATVTPDISEWWATLDGLRAEFPLGFAPTSDGLLAPQQVIQRIGQLTGPEGIYAAGVGQHQMWAAQFIKYERPNSWLNSGGAGTMGYAVPAAMGAKVAEPHRTVWAIDGDGCFQMTNQELATCTLNDIPIKVAIINNSSLGMVRQWQTLFYDGRYSNTDLNTGHDSVRVPDFVKLAEAYGALGIRVTKEDEIDAAIKLALETNDRPVVIDFVVSADAMVWPMVPQGVSNSYIQYARDHSPAFSEED, translated from the coding sequence ATGACCACGGAATCCAGTCCCGTGCCGTCGCCCAATCTCGTGCCCCCGCACGCGCCGGTGGAGATCACCGGCGCCGAGGGCGTCGTCCGTTCGCTCGAGATGCTCGGCATCACCGACGTGTTCGGACTTCCCGGCGGCGCCATCCTCCCCGTCTACGACCCGCTGCTCGACAGCAAGAAGCTGCGCCACATCCTCGTGCGTCACGAGCAGGGCGCCGGCCACGCCGCCCAGGGCTACGCGTCCTCCACCGGCAAGCTCGGCGTCGCGATCGCGACCTCCGGCCCCGGTGCGACGAACCTCGTCACCGCGATCGCCGACGCCCACATGGACTCGGTGCCGCTGCTCGCGATCACCGGCCAGGTGTTCTCGAACCTCATGGGCACCGACGCGTTCCAGGAAGCCGACATCGTCGGCATCACGATGCCGATCACGAAGCACTCCTTCCTCGTGAAGAAGGCCGAGGAGATCCCGGCCACGATCGCGGCCGCCGCGCACATCGCCTCGACCGGCCGCCCGGGGCCCGTGCTCGTCGACATCACGAAGGACGCCCAGCAGGCGCTGTTCAACTTCTCCTGGCCGCCGAAGATCGACCTGCCCGGCTACCGTCCGATCACGAAGGCGCACGGCAAGCAGGTCACGGCTGCGGCCCAGCTGCTCGCCGAGGCCAAGCGCCCCGTGCTCTACGTCGGCGGCGGCGTCATCCGCTCGCGTGCCTCCGAAGAGCTCCTCCAGCTCGCCGAGGCCACCGGTGCACCCGTCGTGACGACCCTCATGGCGCGCGGCGCATTCCCCGATTCGCACCAGCAGCACCTCGGCATGCCCGGCATGCACGGCACGGTCCCGGCCGTGATCGCGCTGCAGGAGTCCGACCTGCTGATCGCGCTCGGCGCGCGCTTCGACGACCGCGTGACCGGCAAGTCGGCGCTCTTCGCGCCGAACGCCAAGGTCGTGCACGTCGACATCGATCCCGCCGAGATCTCCAAGATCCGCGTCGCCGACGTGCCGATCGTGGGCGACCTGAAGGACGTCCTCGTCGACCTGCGCGCCGCGTACACCGAGCAGGTCGCCACCGTCACGCCCGACATCAGCGAGTGGTGGGCGACGCTCGACGGCCTCCGCGCGGAGTTCCCGCTCGGGTTCGCGCCGACCTCCGACGGGCTGCTGGCACCCCAGCAGGTGATCCAGCGCATCGGCCAGCTCACCGGACCCGAGGGCATCTACGCCGCGGGCGTCGGCCAGCACCAGATGTGGGCCGCGCAGTTCATCAAGTACGAGCGTCCGAACTCGTGGCTGAACTCCGGCGGCGCCGGCACCATGGGCTACGCGGTCCCGGCCGCGATGGGCGCCAAGGTCGCCGAACCGCACCGCACGGTGTGGGCGATCGATGGCGACGGCTGCTTCCAGATGACGAATCAGGAGCTCGCGACGTGCACCCTGAACGACATCCCGATCAAGGTCGCGATCATCAACAACTCGTCGCTCGGCATGGTGCGGCAGTGGCAGACGCTCTTCTACGACGGCCGCTACTCGAACACCGACCTGAACACGGGGCACGACAGCGTTCGCGTGCCCGACTTCGTCAAGCTGGCCGAGGCCTACGGCGCGCTCGGCATCCGCGTGACGAAGGAAGACGAGATCGACGCGGCCATCAAGCTCGCGCTCGAGACCAACGACCGGCCCGTCGTGATCGACTTCGTCGTCTCGGCCGACGCCATGGTGTGGCCGATGGTGCCGCAGGGCGTGTCGAACAGCTACATCCAGTACGCCCGCGATCACTCGCCGGCCTTCAGCGAGGAGGACTGA
- the ilvN gene encoding acetolactate synthase small subunit yields MSTHVLSLLVEDKPGLLTRVAGLFARRGFNIESLAVGHSEIAGLSRITVVVDVEELPLEQVTKQLNKLINVIKIVELDPAQSVQREHLLIKVRVDNSTRSQVLEAVNLFRARVVDVSTDALVIEVTGDSGKTTAFLRVLEPYGIREIAQSGLLAIGRGGKSITERVFKN; encoded by the coding sequence ATGTCGACCCACGTGCTCTCGCTCCTCGTCGAGGACAAGCCCGGTCTGCTCACGCGCGTCGCCGGACTCTTCGCGCGTCGCGGTTTCAACATCGAGTCGCTCGCCGTCGGACACTCCGAGATCGCCGGCCTGTCCCGCATCACGGTCGTGGTCGACGTCGAGGAACTGCCGCTCGAGCAGGTGACGAAGCAGCTCAACAAGCTCATCAACGTCATCAAGATCGTCGAGCTCGACCCCGCCCAGTCGGTGCAACGCGAGCACCTGCTGATCAAGGTGCGCGTCGACAACTCGACCCGCTCGCAGGTGCTCGAGGCCGTCAACCTCTTCCGCGCCCGCGTCGTCGACGTCTCGACCGACGCGCTCGTGATCGAGGTCACCGGTGACTCGGGCAAGACCACCGCGTTCCTCAGGGTGCTCGAGCCCTACGGCATCCGCGAGATCGCCCAGTCCGGCCTGCTGGCCATCGGGCGCGGCGGCAAGTCGATCACCGAACGCGTCTTCAAGAACTGA
- the ilvC gene encoding ketol-acid reductoisomerase gives MAEMYYDQDADLSIIQGRKVAVVGYGSQGHAHAQNLRDSGVEVVIGLKDGSKSIQKAEEAGFEVKNVADAAAWADVVVILAPDQYQRHIFADSIKDNLSEGDVLVFGHGFNIRFGYIEAPAGVDVILVAPKAPGHTVRREFVAGRGIPDIIAVEQDASGQAWDIAKSYAKGIGGTRAGVIKTTFTEETETDLFGEQSVLCGGTSQLVQYGFETLVEAGYQPEIAYFEVLHELKLIVDLMWEGGIAKQRWSVSDTAEYGDYVSGPRVIDPSVKENMKAVLADIQDGTFATRFIADQDNGQKEFLELRAKGEQHPIETTGRELRKLFAWNSSGDDDYVDGEVAR, from the coding sequence ATGGCTGAGATGTACTACGACCAGGACGCGGACCTCTCGATCATCCAGGGTCGCAAGGTCGCCGTCGTCGGTTACGGCTCGCAGGGCCACGCGCACGCGCAGAACCTGCGCGACTCGGGCGTCGAGGTCGTCATCGGCCTCAAGGACGGCTCGAAGTCGATCCAGAAGGCCGAAGAGGCCGGTTTCGAGGTCAAGAACGTCGCCGACGCCGCCGCGTGGGCCGACGTCGTCGTCATCCTCGCGCCCGACCAGTACCAGCGCCACATCTTCGCTGACTCGATCAAGGACAACCTGTCCGAGGGCGACGTGCTCGTCTTCGGCCACGGCTTCAACATCCGCTTCGGCTACATCGAGGCCCCCGCGGGCGTCGACGTGATCCTCGTTGCGCCGAAGGCCCCCGGACACACCGTGCGTCGCGAGTTCGTCGCCGGCCGTGGCATCCCCGACATCATCGCCGTCGAGCAGGACGCCTCGGGCCAGGCCTGGGACATCGCGAAGTCCTACGCCAAGGGCATCGGCGGCACGCGCGCCGGCGTCATCAAGACGACGTTCACCGAAGAGACCGAGACCGACCTGTTCGGCGAACAGTCCGTGCTCTGCGGCGGCACCTCGCAGCTCGTGCAGTACGGCTTCGAGACCCTCGTCGAGGCCGGCTACCAGCCCGAGATCGCCTACTTCGAGGTGCTCCACGAGCTGAAGCTCATCGTCGACCTCATGTGGGAGGGCGGCATCGCCAAGCAGCGCTGGTCGGTCTCCGACACGGCCGAGTACGGCGACTACGTCTCGGGCCCCCGCGTCATCGACCCGTCGGTCAAGGAGAACATGAAGGCGGTGCTCGCCGACATCCAGGACGGCACCTTCGCCACGCGCTTCATCGCCGACCAGGACAACGGCCAGAAGGAGTTCCTCGAGCTCCGCGCCAAGGGCGAGCAGCACCCCATCGAGACCACCGGTCGCGAGCTGCGCAAGCTCTTCGCCTGGAACTCGTCGGGCGACGACGACTACGTCGACGGCGAGGTCGCTCGCTGA
- a CDS encoding lamin tail domain-containing protein, whose amino-acid sequence MRRGTAPVRTVHTWSTAPVVGFLIAALLAAVMPPQVSEASEAAQGRPAVGRTAGAASGIVIDELANGDGHDGAFSFFELRNTGDAEVDLSGWNVFRCSAEGLRANVGRPEAPLDGVVLRPGQRFTVARVGAVLTDGRIADARFTQPYDRGGFGLVVVDADGARVDAVGVYPSEPNPVASECTEGVNLPEALAFVSAVGESWQRVATTGDVAADFVRAEATPGAPNATRAVERPPTASVRIDEVAAAGPAGSGDDLVELRNAGDATVEVGGWSVYRCTAAGTASPETRQFTFPEGRSLVAGERFVLGGPGFEPRAGEREPDARAATSLADTTFGVLVTDAAGRRIDQVSVSNGPDTACQSGTAKLASVLDARAAESWQRVDGTVTGDAEFLIAPRTPGAPNARVDRSVFGTAFAYAERVGVAVSELADDPRTLEGAEPQHFVELGNYGDEPVDLGGWRLMQCGVDGAREQATLLTIERGTRLAPGAAWVAALEGTAAAASADARFSTPFDFLGTGVWVEDAGGRRVDSLGVYLANEMDQPDERLSPCTKGVSLTTFQPDRLRGETYQRSRFTGSDADDFVVRAATPGVLDRAEWTDVEAIAQRATTRLAAELRREREHAAVQLARTVADDGSTRSRRIARDGVAAVVVEAARGATEGGPLVEHRAPGEVPLAPSGAPDGAPDGAVDGTVDGAPNGAPGGAVGGPTALTASDDAFALPYVRFVLDTSGTGLVDGGAVSWTGRGAGRSELVLSVRDAAANAWRRLDARSGVDGEPLTLAGRVRPSEASGNRVELLVQSAAKRTESAPHGADGEFEDPADYDLAISHITDTQYLSEAYPEVYADVVGWIAANADTRRIAFATHTGDLVQNWVDPGQQEDRARREFEVASTMQAVLDDAGVPNSVLPGNHDNKRGASNALFNEYFGPERYADRPWYAGSIAPDDNSANFSTFEQAGAGFLMLSLPYAYGDRELAWAEQVVASHPGHNVIVSTHEHVTPKLADVAAGRSTGSRWLSRGGELWERVIAPNRNVVAVLSGHFHGLGRIVTEDAGGLPGHTVVELLADYQEFRTHTGERATGFQRLLQLDLGGGTISVDTISSTLDAAASFPYDYEQFRPEDGSEGTPTNSRPWRILADGLQERYTAEDDDFAVEVSFQYPKLVATETVLVER is encoded by the coding sequence GTGCGACGCGGAACAGCCCCGGTTCGAACGGTTCACACGTGGTCGACGGCTCCGGTCGTCGGTTTCCTGATCGCCGCACTGCTCGCGGCGGTGATGCCGCCGCAGGTCTCAGAGGCTTCGGAGGCCGCGCAAGGCCGGCCGGCGGTCGGGCGCACGGCGGGCGCGGCATCCGGCATCGTCATCGACGAACTCGCGAACGGCGACGGCCACGACGGCGCCTTCAGCTTCTTCGAGCTCCGCAACACGGGCGACGCGGAGGTCGACCTCAGCGGCTGGAACGTGTTCCGGTGCAGCGCCGAGGGCCTTCGGGCGAATGTCGGCCGGCCGGAGGCCCCCCTCGACGGCGTGGTGCTGCGCCCCGGCCAACGCTTCACCGTCGCGCGCGTCGGTGCCGTGCTGACCGACGGGCGCATCGCGGATGCGCGGTTCACCCAGCCCTACGACCGCGGCGGGTTCGGGCTCGTGGTCGTCGATGCCGACGGCGCACGAGTCGATGCGGTCGGCGTGTACCCGAGCGAGCCGAATCCGGTGGCGAGCGAGTGCACCGAGGGCGTGAATCTGCCGGAGGCGCTCGCGTTCGTCTCCGCGGTGGGCGAGAGCTGGCAGCGGGTCGCGACGACGGGCGACGTCGCCGCGGACTTCGTGCGCGCCGAGGCGACGCCGGGTGCACCGAACGCGACGCGGGCGGTCGAGCGGCCGCCCACGGCATCCGTTCGCATCGACGAGGTCGCCGCAGCGGGACCCGCCGGCTCGGGCGACGACCTCGTCGAACTGCGCAACGCGGGCGATGCGACGGTCGAGGTCGGCGGGTGGTCGGTCTACCGCTGCACGGCGGCCGGCACGGCCTCGCCCGAGACGAGGCAGTTCACGTTCCCCGAGGGGCGCAGCCTCGTGGCGGGCGAGCGGTTCGTGCTGGGCGGCCCGGGGTTCGAGCCGCGGGCGGGCGAGCGCGAGCCCGATGCCAGGGCGGCGACGAGCCTCGCCGACACGACCTTCGGCGTGCTGGTGACGGATGCCGCAGGCCGCCGCATCGACCAGGTGAGCGTGTCGAACGGGCCCGACACGGCCTGCCAGAGCGGCACGGCGAAGCTGGCCTCGGTGCTGGACGCGCGCGCGGCGGAGTCGTGGCAGCGCGTGGACGGCACGGTCACCGGCGACGCGGAGTTCCTCATCGCCCCGCGCACGCCGGGGGCGCCGAACGCCCGGGTCGATCGGAGCGTGTTCGGCACGGCGTTCGCCTACGCGGAGCGTGTCGGAGTCGCCGTGAGCGAGCTCGCCGACGACCCGCGCACGCTCGAGGGTGCGGAACCGCAGCACTTCGTGGAGCTCGGCAACTACGGCGACGAGCCCGTCGACCTCGGTGGGTGGCGGCTCATGCAGTGCGGCGTGGACGGTGCGCGCGAGCAGGCGACGCTGCTCACGATCGAGCGAGGCACGCGGCTCGCACCTGGCGCGGCCTGGGTCGCGGCACTCGAGGGCACGGCTGCCGCGGCCTCCGCCGATGCACGGTTCTCGACCCCGTTCGACTTCCTCGGCACGGGAGTCTGGGTCGAGGACGCCGGCGGACGCAGGGTCGACAGCCTCGGTGTGTACCTGGCGAACGAGATGGACCAGCCCGACGAGCGCCTGAGCCCGTGCACGAAGGGCGTCTCGCTGACGACGTTCCAGCCCGATCGGCTGCGCGGCGAGACCTATCAGCGCAGCCGGTTCACGGGCTCGGATGCCGACGACTTCGTCGTGCGAGCGGCGACGCCCGGCGTGCTCGACCGGGCCGAGTGGACCGACGTCGAGGCGATCGCACAGCGGGCCACGACGAGGCTCGCGGCCGAGCTGCGCCGCGAACGCGAACACGCCGCCGTGCAGCTCGCGCGCACGGTCGCCGACGACGGGTCGACGCGATCCCGACGGATCGCCCGCGACGGCGTTGCCGCGGTCGTGGTCGAGGCGGCGCGGGGCGCGACCGAGGGCGGCCCGCTCGTCGAGCATCGGGCGCCGGGCGAGGTGCCGCTCGCACCGAGCGGCGCACCCGACGGCGCACCCGACGGGGCGGTCGACGGCACGGTCGACGGCGCACCGAACGGCGCACCGGGCGGTGCGGTCGGCGGGCCGACCGCGCTCACCGCGTCCGACGACGCGTTCGCCCTCCCGTACGTGCGCTTCGTGCTCGACACGAGCGGCACCGGCCTCGTCGACGGCGGCGCCGTGTCGTGGACCGGCCGCGGCGCCGGCAGATCCGAACTCGTGCTCTCGGTCCGGGATGCCGCGGCGAACGCCTGGCGACGGCTCGACGCCCGTTCGGGGGTCGACGGCGAGCCGCTGACGCTCGCGGGCCGCGTGCGCCCGTCCGAGGCATCCGGCAACCGGGTCGAACTGCTCGTGCAGAGTGCGGCGAAGCGAACGGAATCAGCACCGCACGGGGCCGACGGCGAGTTCGAGGACCCCGCCGACTACGACCTCGCGATCAGCCACATCACCGACACGCAGTACCTCAGCGAGGCCTACCCCGAGGTGTACGCCGACGTCGTCGGGTGGATCGCGGCGAACGCCGACACCCGCAGGATCGCGTTCGCCACGCACACCGGCGACCTCGTGCAGAACTGGGTCGACCCCGGTCAGCAGGAGGATCGCGCGCGTCGCGAGTTCGAGGTCGCGTCGACCATGCAGGCCGTGCTCGATGACGCGGGCGTGCCGAACAGCGTGCTGCCCGGCAACCACGACAACAAGCGCGGCGCGAGCAACGCCCTGTTCAACGAGTACTTCGGCCCCGAGCGGTACGCCGACCGGCCCTGGTATGCGGGCTCGATCGCGCCCGACGACAACAGCGCGAACTTCAGCACCTTCGAGCAGGCGGGCGCCGGCTTCCTGATGCTCTCGCTGCCCTACGCCTACGGCGACCGCGAGCTCGCGTGGGCCGAGCAGGTCGTCGCCTCGCACCCGGGCCACAACGTGATCGTCTCGACGCACGAGCACGTGACGCCGAAGCTCGCGGATGTCGCGGCCGGGCGTTCGACCGGGTCGCGCTGGCTCTCGCGGGGCGGCGAGCTCTGGGAGCGGGTGATCGCGCCGAACCGCAACGTCGTCGCGGTGCTCTCGGGGCACTTCCACGGCCTCGGGCGGATCGTGACCGAGGACGCGGGCGGACTGCCGGGGCACACGGTCGTCGAACTGCTCGCCGACTACCAGGAGTTCCGAACGCACACGGGCGAACGCGCCACGGGCTTCCAGCGCCTGCTGCAGCTCGATCTCGGCGGCGGCACGATCTCGGTCGACACGATCTCGTCGACGCTCGACGCGGCGGCGAGCTTCCCGTACGACTACGAGCAGTTCCGCCCGGAGGACGGATCCGAGGGCACGCCGACGAACTCGCGCCCGTGGCGGATCCTCGCCGACGGACTGCAGGAGCGCTACACCGCCGAGGACGACGACTTCGCGGTCGAAGTGTCGTTCCAGTACCCGAAGCTCGTCGCGACCGAGACCGTGCTGGTCGAGCGCTGA
- a CDS encoding tyrosinase family protein, protein MRVRRDVSGLTVGDRATAMAGEWHPILDAYARGVEAMKALDEAGPPTPESWMWAANTHGIDQFTPRRAAWAQCTHASLFFLPWHRAYLAWFEQHIRDASGDDDWALPYWDYSAPGSSRRLPVEFQVEQRTVDGVLVDNPLFSPARSSQPIPVDSADIVEALAQPNYLLEREPGFGGALPDQFFGTVEDRPHNYVHMAIGGVMRSPATAGRDPVFWLHHANIDRLWEVWLSLDGSIRLTDAAGTPPELVSAWDSSTFWFGDEQRPKTYAMAAVEDLADEAMDYEYESIVLADPLADLVAERRAAIIEASGGGLGLDEAPKWQPVAATFDLASGEEREIPFEGGGLGLDEAAPTRLMLELAGATAHDPHAAYDVEIRSAPDAEAHLVRGFSTFGLAGTPDDEVRNYLVDASPVLPDLLAEGWAGGALTVRLLPAAEPEPEPGGDGDDDAGDPDDDGGDDRADDRAIQVAQVTVYVQTP, encoded by the coding sequence ATGCGCGTTCGCAGGGATGTTTCAGGGCTCACGGTGGGCGATCGGGCCACCGCGATGGCCGGCGAGTGGCACCCGATCCTCGACGCCTACGCGCGCGGCGTCGAGGCCATGAAGGCGCTCGACGAGGCCGGCCCACCGACGCCCGAATCGTGGATGTGGGCGGCGAACACGCACGGCATCGACCAGTTCACGCCGCGACGCGCGGCGTGGGCGCAGTGCACGCACGCGTCGCTGTTCTTCCTGCCGTGGCATCGTGCCTACCTCGCCTGGTTCGAGCAGCACATCCGTGACGCGTCGGGCGACGACGACTGGGCTCTGCCCTACTGGGACTACTCGGCACCCGGTTCGTCGCGACGGCTGCCCGTCGAGTTCCAGGTCGAGCAGCGCACGGTCGACGGGGTGCTCGTCGACAACCCGCTGTTCTCGCCGGCGCGCTCGTCGCAGCCGATCCCGGTCGACAGCGCCGACATCGTCGAGGCCCTCGCGCAGCCGAACTACCTGCTCGAACGCGAGCCCGGTTTCGGCGGCGCGCTGCCCGACCAGTTCTTCGGCACGGTCGAGGACCGCCCGCACAACTACGTGCACATGGCCATCGGCGGGGTCATGCGCTCGCCCGCGACGGCCGGGCGCGACCCCGTGTTCTGGCTGCACCACGCGAACATCGATCGCCTGTGGGAGGTGTGGCTCTCGCTCGACGGGTCGATCCGGTTGACGGATGCCGCTGGCACGCCGCCCGAGCTCGTGTCGGCGTGGGATTCCTCGACGTTCTGGTTCGGCGACGAACAGCGCCCGAAGACCTATGCGATGGCGGCGGTCGAGGACCTCGCCGACGAGGCGATGGACTACGAGTACGAGTCGATCGTGCTCGCAGACCCGCTCGCCGACCTGGTCGCCGAGCGCCGTGCCGCGATCATCGAGGCGAGTGGAGGGGGACTCGGTTTGGACGAGGCACCGAAGTGGCAGCCCGTGGCGGCGACGTTCGATCTCGCGTCGGGCGAGGAGCGGGAGATCCCGTTCGAGGGTGGCGGGCTCGGGCTCGACGAGGCCGCCCCCACCCGGCTCATGCTCGAGCTCGCCGGGGCGACCGCGCACGATCCGCACGCGGCGTACGACGTCGAGATCCGTTCGGCGCCGGATGCCGAAGCCCACCTGGTGCGGGGGTTCTCGACCTTCGGTCTCGCGGGCACGCCCGACGACGAGGTGCGCAACTACCTCGTCGATGCGTCGCCCGTGCTGCCCGACCTGCTCGCCGAGGGCTGGGCGGGCGGGGCGCTCACGGTGCGGCTGCTGCCCGCGGCCGAGCCCGAGCCCGAGCCCGGCGGTGACGGCGACGACGACGCAGGAGACCCCGACGATGACGGCGGCGACGACCGCGCCGACGACCGCGCGATCCAGGTCGCGCAGGTCACCGTCTACGTGCAGACGCCGTGA
- a CDS encoding DUF2182 domain-containing protein: MTLQTHRPPGAPATRGAQSGARRRRRRRAGAGFGVGDALPIASGLAWAVLLLAALPIAGPFGARSHHGGSDAAPNTGSPGTEVAAASVAITPMWIAGWLLMVVAMMWPLLVPLARRIAAGSFPRWRLGLPLIAVGVSTLLWLSFGLVAGAFAQLAAIPVGSLWWQLAALSVAALARWSAWRARLLTTCAKTPPVAPSGRRGIRSAARAGAIEWRRCAILCGPLMLAMVPGHGVVVLAALSLSVWWEARHPRAWRDPVPLALIAVAGIGAVGQALLGGALGG, translated from the coding sequence GTGACCCTGCAGACGCACCGCCCGCCGGGCGCGCCGGCCACCCGCGGCGCGCAGTCCGGCGCGCGCAGGCGTCGGCGTCGACGGGCCGGCGCAGGCTTCGGCGTCGGCGATGCGCTCCCGATCGCCTCGGGCCTCGCCTGGGCGGTGCTGCTCCTCGCCGCGCTGCCCATCGCGGGACCGTTCGGGGCCCGGTCGCATCACGGCGGGTCGGATGCCGCACCGAACACCGGCTCGCCGGGAACCGAGGTCGCCGCGGCATCCGTCGCCATCACCCCGATGTGGATCGCGGGCTGGCTGCTCATGGTCGTCGCGATGATGTGGCCGCTGCTCGTGCCGCTCGCCCGGCGCATCGCGGCGGGGTCGTTCCCGCGCTGGCGCCTCGGCCTCCCGCTCATCGCGGTCGGCGTCTCGACGCTGCTCTGGCTGTCGTTCGGGCTCGTCGCGGGCGCGTTCGCCCAGCTCGCGGCGATCCCGGTCGGCAGCCTCTGGTGGCAGCTCGCCGCGCTCTCGGTCGCGGCGCTCGCGCGGTGGTCCGCCTGGCGCGCCCGGCTCCTGACCACGTGCGCGAAGACGCCGCCCGTGGCGCCGAGCGGTCGCCGCGGCATCCGCTCGGCCGCGCGTGCCGGGGCGATCGAGTGGCGTCGGTGCGCGATCCTCTGCGGCCCGCTCATGCTCGCGATGGTGCCCGGTCACGGGGTCGTCGTGCTCGCCGCCCTGAGTCTCTCGGTGTGGTGGGAGGCGCGGCATCCGCGAGCCTGGCGCGACCCGGTGCCGCTCGCCCTCATCGCGGTCGCGGGCATCGGCGCCGTCGGCCAGGCCCTGCTCGGCGGGGCCCTCGGAGGCTGA
- a CDS encoding copper homeostasis protein CutC: protein MVPNELQVEIAVQDAAGVRIALEGGAARIELCQALGLGGLTPSAGLVEAAVAAAAEAQATGFVHVLVRPRGGGFVYDADERDTIVRDIRLARSLGADGVVVGALTDAGTLDDDAIAEFLNAAEGLDVTVHRAVDASADPLASVLSLAGRGVRRVLTSGGGVDCRAGLPTLARMAAEVGGALEIMSGGGVRVTDIGDLAAAGVDAVHLSARGHDGRGGPSGPGGGIGGFDVTDAAIVRAAVEGAGAAVRASGRRA, encoded by the coding sequence ATGGTGCCGAACGAACTACAGGTCGAGATCGCCGTCCAGGATGCCGCTGGCGTCCGCATCGCCCTCGAAGGGGGTGCCGCGCGCATCGAGCTCTGCCAGGCGCTCGGGCTCGGCGGGCTGACCCCGTCGGCCGGGCTCGTCGAGGCCGCCGTGGCCGCGGCGGCCGAGGCGCAGGCGACGGGCTTCGTGCACGTGCTCGTGCGGCCGCGCGGCGGTGGATTCGTCTACGACGCCGACGAGCGCGACACGATCGTGCGCGACATCCGCCTGGCCCGATCGCTGGGCGCCGACGGCGTGGTCGTGGGTGCGCTGACCGATGCGGGCACGCTCGACGACGACGCGATCGCGGAGTTCCTGAACGCGGCAGAGGGCCTCGACGTCACCGTGCACCGTGCGGTCGACGCGAGTGCCGACCCGCTCGCCTCGGTGCTCTCGCTCGCCGGCCGGGGCGTGCGCCGGGTGCTCACGTCGGGCGGCGGCGTGGACTGCCGTGCCGGCCTGCCGACGCTCGCGCGCATGGCGGCCGAGGTCGGCGGCGCGCTCGAGATCATGTCGGGCGGCGGCGTGCGCGTGACCGACATCGGCGACCTCGCGGCGGCCGGCGTCGACGCGGTGCACCTGTCGGCGCGCGGTCACGACGGGCGCGGCGGGCCGAGCGGCCCCGGCGGCGGCATCGGCGGCTTCGACGTGACGGATGCCGCGATCGTGCGCGCCGCGGTGGAGGGCGCAGGTGCGGCCGTCCGCGCGAGCGGACGCAGGGCCTGA